Proteins from one Psilocybe cubensis strain MGC-MH-2018 chromosome 11, whole genome shotgun sequence genomic window:
- a CDS encoding Linamarin synthase 2, translating to MHHSRSFCNLAARIVKEDEHALVTLLLTPNLIKNAQAEVEAEFRGAVPDSVIRRVRILSSIKHQKLRLVELFRVHAQAYASEYYPALIQGKALTCAVTGTIFDGVTPPNVVVIDYMAYPILQVTRAISGTSVPIIAWITGHVSNVIRSMGPEHFGGIGDLGAKMKTEAARLGVSPLELGDSLLDTSIGTIVKVPGLVEMYDWELFPQILPQPVEVPLSTIVKFGHRSIKEADDVLVTSTHSFEEESMDGLKAWLSEWNKDAYIIGPLLPSGYGILEESDRGSKETRDFLDKVLKEHGENSVIFLSFGTVFWPTSQDYIEEAIEAFIEKNIPFLLCYASHIANLSEEIINKVQGSGIGLVSKWLPQQFILNHPATGWFISHCGHNSVMESLASGIPMLCWPFHADQPYGAAHISENLKVGIELIEVRTGASGLKPLRRNGRQAKGSREAFGIEIRRVIDDLRAERGTEIRKNAANMKPKLANTWAADGGIGRKEFERFLTKYNFL from the exons ATGCACCACTCCAG ATCTTTCTGTAACCTAGCGGCCCGAATTGTCAAGGAGGACGAACATGCGCTTGTGACTTTGCTGCTCACCCCAAACTTGATCAAGAACGCTCAAGCTGAGGTTGAGGCGGAATTTCGCGGTGCGGTGCCCGACAGCGTTATTCGACGAGTTCG CATTCTTTCTTCCATCAAGCACCAGAAATTAAGACTTGTCGAGTTGTTCAGGGTACACGCCCAAGCATATGCATCAGAGTATTACCCTGCTCTTATCCAAGGCAAGGCGCTTACCTGTGCGGTGACGGGCACTATCTTTGATGGTGTTACACCCCCCAATGTTGTGGTTATTGAC TACATGGCTTATCCGATACTCCAAGTAACACGGGCGATATCAGGAACGTCCGTACCAATTATTGCATGGATAACGGGTCATGTTTCGAACGTGATTCGTTCAATGGGCCCCGAGCATTTCGGTGGAATAGGTGATTTAGGTGCCAAAATGAAGACAGAAGCCGCGCGCTTGGGGGTTTCCCCTTTGGAACTTGGTGATTCT CTACTGGACACCTCGATTGGAACCATTGTTAAAGTACCGGGGCTGGTGGAGATGTACGATTGGGAGTTGTTTCCCCAGATT CTCCCTCAACCTGTTGAAGTCCCTCTTTCTACCATCGTGAAATTTGGTCATCG AAGTATCAAAGAAGCTGACGATGTTTTGGTCACATCCACCCATTCCTTTGAAGAGGAGTCCATGGATGGACTAAAGGCTTGGTTGTCGGAATGGAATAAAGATGCGTACATCATTGGGCCCTTGCTACCTTCTGGGTATGGCATACTCGAGGAAAGCGACCGTGGATCCAAGGAAACTAGAGATTTCCTCGACAAAGTGCTAAAAGAACACGGCGAAAACTCAGTCATCTTC TTATCTTTTGGTACTGTGTTTTGGCCCACCTCGCAAGATTATATCGAAGAAGCAATCGAAGCTTTTATTGAAAAGAATATCCCATTT CTTCTTTGCTATGCATCTCACATAGCTAACCTTTCGGAAGAaatcatcaacaaagtcCAAGGGTCCGGCATAGGTCTTGTATCTAAGTGGCTCCCTCAACAGTTTATTCTGAACCACCCA GCTACCGGTTGGTTCATCTCGCATTGTGGACACAATAGCGTAATGGAGTCGCTAGCTAGTGGGATTCCTAT GCTGTGTTGGCCTTTCCACGCTGATCAACCTTATGGCGCCGCACATATTAGTGAAAACCTCAAAGTAGGCATAGAACTCATTGAAGTCAGAACAGGAGCATCGGGTTTAAAACCTCTACGACGCAATGGACGTCAGGCCAAGGGGTCTCGCGAGGCTTTCGGGATTGAAATACGGCGGGTCATTGATGACTTACGCGCAGAGAGAGGAACAGAGATACGCAAAAATGCTGCAAATATGAAGCCGAAGCTCGCGAATACTTGGGCGGCGGATGGTGGAATAGGAAGGAAAGAATTCGAACGTTTTTTGACGAAATATAATTTCTTGTAA
- a CDS encoding F-box/WD repeat-containing protein 7, whose product MTSGTSTIRPSKVGTPSRSPNATPVPVPSVTAKRMASSIPSLGNSKRISAPVPAFPRLDPGNSTSQSGGATPRRMNEQSTPSSVTGSMRMARSTSMYMTSSPIQSPKTTKLQQEDTFSVSRPRARITSMTPPRRTSANHVPTLSTSSLSKSPSSSSLLSASPSINLTSPSPQRPAKVSGTPRATPPKFSLGNSPSKQSSATPKATPKSTPKKVQQTESRDSDVWSSPHHQALLDDTLTFGNGKVSSIGTGTAVATDDGLGNAFWDGDDMSLEMVTDVNDGDVDEEMDTALQNILQMHTRKILHYKRLLERAQASTAAQLHALQAQVRVLRESGASGAGVTHVNQLLADADDVGLCVCGGKKRKGYWSGYRDDEEYDDAGDLSKALRGDGKGQFNELEVRKALRGLGREERMRLIAIILDSCLPGDIRLQILLLEKYAKSTFDILGTLSPDLAFKVLKNLSVKQLLAIEPVSKKWQEAVHHPALWKYHCLRITEHDPSPVVPPAKPEGWEPLYRSLHHRESNFRNALPQTIRFLNGHTNFCTTLLLRGKRLISGSYDETIRFWDIETGEMKKCLQVKKPVSCVDFLAEEEVFVVGFHDVGRVHLFSSVTFTPLQQLAGHLNGIRAVALSSKNLVSAGADKALVCWDWRAGTKIVRFGQQTTINIGVQLIAGDPGNGANDEGERVVSVTIDGIVRVFSIKRREMISQFKLSELGGGDPVLNSKLFNVGSAPNNMLQWFAAKGTQMTCATKSVILHLQWNEGEAAPVLSQSLTSSSPVALTSSQGPLRSRTGSVLGRSTTSNSISTPQRRISLATSASGSVSAANKSRLSVSGSRTPTTPLSPSPGPGGFPVRFGRAAILTAPPKLVAIVETPDVAVGAVDPKKRRVVTATRFSSRAGADRRIFMSTHQDKEKTSISEHTENGTGDNNGDEQDDQDDLNFITQIAPSPSVDVDTHIQPLSGAWGALADVTLGSTVGVKGLLGSLPPKFGGLATPEKNPMSMQLSHEEVVVGCADGTIYVMNFVGYQYQLERKPIIEDEGFADADKDYDSDY is encoded by the exons ATGACCAGCGGTACTAGCACAATTCGTCCCAGCAAAGTAGGAACACCATCGCGCTCGCCCAATGCAACACCTGTTCCTGTACCGTCTGTCACCGCGAAGCGCATGGCCAGCTCTATACCATCACTCGGAAACAGCAAGCGTATCTCAGCACCCGTCCCCGCATTTCCTCGACTGGATCCAGGAAATTCGACCTCCCAAAGTGGAGGAGCGACACCTCGCAGAATGAACGAGCAATCGACTCCGTCATCTGTGACAGGTTCGATGAGGATGGCTCGTTCTACATCGATGTACATGACATCCTCGCCAATTCAATCTCCAAAAACCACCAAACTCCAACAAGAGGACACATTTTCCGTCAGCCGGCCTAGAGCGCGAATTACGTCCATGACGCCACCTCGTCGTACATCAGCCAATCACGTACCTACTTTGTCTACAAGCTCGCTTTCGAAGTCCCCGTCTTCAAGCTCTCTCCTCTCAGCTTCCCCCTCTATCAACCTAACCTCACCAAGCCCACAAAGACCCGCCAAAGTATCAGGCACACCCCGCGCCACCCCTCCAAAATTCTCCCTCGGAAATAGTCCATCTAAACAGTCCTCCGCCACTCCAAAAGCCACTCCTAAGTCCACCCCTAAGAAGGTGCAACAAACTGAAAGTAGAGATTCTGACGTCTGGTCttctcctcatcatcaaGCGCTTTTGGATGATACTTTGACGTTTGGGAACGGGAAGGTCTCTAGCATCGGCACTGGAACGGCCGTTGCGACTGACGATGGGCTTGGAAATGCCTTTTGGGATGGCGACGATATGTCTCTTGAGATGGTCACGGATGTAAATGATGGCGATGTCGACGAAGAG ATGGATACAGCTCTTCAGAACATCCTGCAAATGCATACTCGGAAAATACTGCATTATAAACGACTGCTTGAACGTGCACAAGCTTCCACGGCCGCACAACTACATGCTCTTCAAGCTCAAGTACGGGTCCTCCGTGAATCTGGGGCGTCTGGTGCTGGCGTGACTCATGTCAACCAGCTACTTGCCGATGCGGACGATGTCGGACTATGCGTTTGCGGTGGAAAGAAACGCAAAGGATATTGGAGTGGATAtagagatgatgaagaatatGACGATGCAGGAGATCTTTCCAAGGCGTTGAGGGGTGATGGTAAAGGCCAGTTTAACGAGCTTGAGGTGAGAAAGGCCCTACGAGGGTTGGGAAGGGAGGAAAGAATGCGACT GATCGCTATAATTCTAGATT CTTGCCTTCCTGGCGACATACGTCTCCAAATTCTGCTTTTAGAGAAATATGCCAAGTCAACATTCGATATTCTTGGGACACTTTCTCCAGACCTGGCTTTCAAGGTCCTCAAAAATCTTTCCGTAAAACAGCTACTCGCCATTGAACCT GTGTCCAAGAAATGGCAAGAAGCCGTTCATCACCCTGCCTTATGGAAATACCACTGCCTCAGGATCACCGAACACGACCCATCTCCTGTTGTGCCTCCAGCCAAACCAGAAGGCTG GGAACCTCTATACCGCTCTTTACATCATCGCGAGTCCAATTTCCGCAATGCGCTTCCTCAGACCATCAGGTTCTTGAATGGACACACAAACTTTTGCACGACGCTGTTGTTACGTGGCAAACGCCTCATCAGCGGGAGTTACGATGAAACGATTCGCTTCTGGGATATTGAGACTGGAGAGATGAAGAAATGTTTGCAGGTCAAGAAACCTGTCAGCTGTGTTGACTTTTTGGCAGAGGAAG AGGTTTTCGTGGTCGGCTTCCACGACGTGGG CCGAGTTCATCTCTTCTCGTCAGTGACCTTTACCCCTTTGCAGCAACTCGCAGGTCACCTCAACGGTATCCGCGCCGTTGCGTTATCATCAAAGAACCTTGTCTCTGCAGGGGCTGACAAAGCTCTCGTCTGCTGGGACTGGCGAGCAGGCACAAAAATTGTTCGTTTCGGGCAACAGACCACGATCAACATCGGTGTTCAGCTTATCGCTGGCGACCCTGGAAATGGAGCAAACGATGAGGGCGAGAGGGTGGTCAGTGTAACCATTGATGGAATAGTTCGGGTCTTTTCTATCA AACGCCGTGAAATGATTTCACAGTTCAAGCTGTCAGAACTGGGAGGAGGCGATCCTGTGCTGAACTCGAAACTCTTCAACGTCGGCTCTGCACCAAATAACATGCTTCA ATGGTTTGCTGCCAAAGGCACTCAGATGACG TGCGCGACGAAATCCGTTATCTTACACTTGCAATGGAACGAAGGGGAGGCAGCTCCAGTTTTATCACAATCTCTAACCTCCAGCTCGCCGGTGGCCTTGACTAGTAGCCAGGGTCCATTACGCAGCCGGACGGGTTCTGTGCTCGGACGATCCACAACATCGAACAGCATCTCTACCCCTCAACGTAGAATATCGTTGGCCACTTCTGCTTCAGGCAGCGTTTCAGCTGCAAACAAGTCACGCCTGAGTGTCAGTGGATCGCGTACCCCCACTACACCACTCAGTCCATCCCCTGGCCCTGGCGGTTTCCCAGTAAGATTTGGCCGAGCAGCAATTCTGACGGCTCCTCCCAAGTTGGTTGCTATAGTCGAAACACCGGATGTTGCTGTTGGAGCTGTCGACCCAAAGAAGCGACGCGTGGTCACTGCAACCCGCTTTAGTTCCAGAGCAGGGGCAGATAGGAGG ATCTTTATGTCGACACATCAGGATAAGGAGAAGACATCCATATCCGAGCATACAGAAAATGGCACTGGCGATAACAATGGAGACGAGCAGGACGATCAGGACGATTTGAATTTCATCACGCAAATCGCGCCGTCCCCATCTGTTGACGTTGATACCCATATACAGCCTCTATCAGGCGCCTGGGGCGCGCTTGCTGATGTAACTTTGGGATCAACCGTCGGGGTGAAGGGACTGCTCGGCTCTTTACCACCCAAGTTTGGAGGCCTCGCGACACCAGAGAAGAACCCAATGTCGATGCAGCTCAGCCACGAGGAGGTCGTGGTGGGCTGTGCCGATGGTACGATTTA TGTAATGAACTTTGTTGGATACCAATATCAACTCGAACGCAAACCTATCATCGAAGACGAAGGCTTCGCTGATGCCGATAAAGACTATGATTCAGACTAttaa
- a CDS encoding Altered inheritance of mitochondria protein 32, which yields MRHCRTFLTRRTEISKPPEYYEGRLEGTAPEHQCYIFLHASQSPELFPKVQKTSVSLELQARATRWGGIVNFSWFNDGSAPQMIEKGLQPATVFSRLGGKLEIPDVSLENIDQVEDTIKTHLQGPSLLTEGEKGGSDIHIYVCTHGVRDCRCGERGKQVYNALVKAVNDARQREPIARNIRIGEVGHVGGHKYAANVLIYPQGEWLGIVKPDDAPSLINQALESLRKGVKPLDSTAPPTFLSHWRGRMGLSKEEQKNLWAKHAGIEDNHVAEKELRPIPRS from the exons ATGCGACACTGTCGAACATTTCTAACGAGAAGAACCGAAATTTCCAAACCACCGGAGTATTATGAAGGAAGGCTAGAAGGAACAGCTCCAGAGCATCAATGTTACATTTTTCTACACGCGTCGCAGTCTCCAGAACTATTTCCAAAGGTTCAGAAAACATCAGTATCCCTCGAGCTACAGGCGCGTGCAACGAGGTGGGGTGGTATCGTGAATTTCTCCTGGTTCAACGACGGATCAGCTCCACAGATGATCGAGAAAGGGCTACAACCAGCGACTGTATTTTCACGTCTAGGCGGAAAGCTTGAAATTCCCGATGTCTCGCTTGAGAACATTGACCAGGTCGAAGATACCATCAAGACACACCTCCAAGGGCCTTCACTGCTTACCGAGGGAGAGAAAGGGGGTTCAGATATACATATTTATGTATGTACTCATGGTGTCCGTGACTGTCGGTGTGGAGAGCGCGGAAAACAGGTGTATAATGCTTTGGTAAAAGCGGTGAACGATGCTCGGCAAAGGGAACCTATCGCTCGCAATATCAGGATTGGGGAAGTAGGCCATGTTGGTGGACACAA ATATGCAGCGAACGTACTGATATACCCACAGGGTGAATG GCTTGGAATAGTCAAACCCGACGACGCTCCTTCACTCATTAATCAAGCACTCGAATCGCTTAGAAAGGGCGTTAAACCTTTGGATTCAACTGCTCCTCCAACATTTCTCTCTCATTGGCGGGGTAGAATGGGGCTTTCAAAAGAAGAGCAAAAAAATTTATGGGCCAAGCACGCAGGTATAGAAGATAATCATGTGGCCGAGAAAGAACTACGACCAATCCCCAGATCATAA
- a CDS encoding UPF0590 protein (UPF0590 protein C409.17c), translating to MAPRLRVLAGTSPSSMVPITHLVNTPHSHPIRSDLFEGELVAQIQGMTDEQGKVHESEYFKREDRGGVTWSIVVRGRFLVLYSADDILFGNTFDRPLKLPWGTSAVLKFMHYIDPTLKHDLTSSTKPWALSPLISTMPHFMHTRIPPSSSSCMLPPFSANQSIQDRNSGLYLALSDELDEGDSASSSSGTSFRSASSSSDNVAPGSSTGGLSFSVKSAMRKVKPKRARSTLSTGSSSSSEQGERHMKRERKLQTL from the exons ATGGCTCCTCGACTCCGGGTCCTTGCAGGTACATCTCCTTCCTCGATGGTTCCCATAACACACCTCGTCAACACTCCACATTCACACCCTATCCGCTCCGATTTGTTTGAAGGTGAATTGGTAGCGCAGATTCAGGGCATGACGGACGAACAGGGAAAAGTACACGAGTCTGAATATTTCAAGAGAGAAGATCGCGGCGGTGTTACATGGAGTATCGTTGTCCGAG GCCGGTTCCTCGTACTCTATTCAGCGGACGACATTTTATTCGGAAACACATTCGATAGGCCTCTCAAATTACCATGGGGAACAAGCGCGGTACTTAAATTCATGCA CTACATCGACCCAACTCTCAAACACGACCTCACATCTTCCACCAAGCCATGGGCACTTTCACCACTAATATCGACCATGCCTCATTTCATGCACACGAGGATTccaccttcttcctcctcatgtATGCTACCCCCCTTCTCAGCAAACCAGTCCATCCAAGACAGGAACTCTGGGCTGTACCTTGCCCTCTCTGATGAGCTTGATGAGGGAGATTCTGCATCCAGCTCATCAGGAACATCATTCCGCTCtgcgtcctcctcctccgacaaCGTTGCACCG GGATCCTCAACCGGCGGCTTGAGCTTCTCTGTCAAATCCGCCATGCGCAAAGTCAAACCAAAGCGTGCGCGGAGTACGCTTAGCACCggctcttcttcgtcgtccgaGCAAGGAGAACGCCATATGAAGCGTGAGCGGAAACTGCAGACGCTTTAG
- a CDS encoding Heat shock protein 16, whose translation MSSVFFYEPYYDIDRFFEEAFSGPFLRQRQSSNNGGQKNVDGAVRSLKPKMDLHEDNEKNLVTASFEFPGVTKDDIQIEMHNGKLTVSAETKQSTEHDENGYAVRERRFGKYSRTLQLPQGVKDEQVTAAMNNGILTITFPKSTPDLAPKKITIS comes from the exons ATGTCAAGCGTTTTCTTCTATGAGCCTTACTACGACATCGACCGCTTTTTCGAGGAAGCATTCTCTGGGCCCTTTTTGCGGCAGAGACAGAGCTCCAACAATGGTGGCCAGAAGAACGTTGACGGCGCCGTGAGGTCGCTCAAGCCAAA AATGGACCTCCATGAGGACAACGAGAAGAACCTCGTCACCGCTTCATTCGAATTTCCTGGAGTAACAAAGGATGACATTCAAATCGAAATGCATAACGGCAAGCTCACGGTCTCGGCTGAAACGAAGCAGTCCACTGAGCACGATGAGAACGGTTATGCTGTCCGAGAGCGACGATTTGGAAAATACTCCAGGACGTTACAACTGCCCCAGGGTGTAAAG GATGAACAGGTTACTGCTGCAATGAACAATGGGATCCTCACCATCACCTTCCCCAAGTCAACACCAGACCTAGCGCCCAAAAAAATCACCATATCATAG
- a CDS encoding putative cell cycle serine/threonine-protein kinase CDC5-like protein (putative cell cycle serine/threonine-protein kinase CDC5 homolog), whose product MNPLQDTYVALPISGIINVQDEAVAHGIKYDGFDVDAFLSCCNPGSPTIPPWRLIYGHPKHEGDVRPTTVKPNSSQARKRADDNSESHGFGIAFKNDTVSKSEKNAVTGLKHSGLPTRLETSPTRLISSGDNDSTELINQEVSGAEKQSESLPARAITNNISKGDSAVIEHGEEDRESDQGDREIVWVDRENDEEEEAPLEQDAERMAILLDRLDPRLREYSSILPHHIFHGAKIRRSTGNSESVYGKVLSFTFLANIATKRSGGWHSSSAELGSTTLEFVEGEGGKVLVLKRHNPVIMSRDGGVQMETEREVYARIATVSEEEPGAQFLMWLEAAVTFTDMLGISERALVMPAMPTTLGDVLDRRYKTSTEISKGDIRRIMAQCAIGIATLHSIGVIHADIKPDNIFLDARRNVRIGDFGLSCIAKKVGPLKATVAYGRKYGGTEGYMAPESVEDPPRFSYQVDYWALGLIFWEMVVGNYDFLEALSSDNVEGWAYFHRERKKRFAYFKKYFPVEECDLELELQLVCGLVDPCPQTRMGIDRLLVHRYFEVDGVSEFKDMREKGKLVIKL is encoded by the exons ATGAATCCCTTGCAAGATACCTATGTTGCATTACCCATAAGTGGCATCATCAACGTGCAGGATGAGGCTGTCGCTCATGGGATAAAGTACGATGGTTTTGATGTCGATGCATTTCTATCGTGTTGTAACCCGGGTTCCCCAACAATTCCGCCATGGCGCTTAATTTATGGGCATCCCAAACATGAAGGCGACGTACGACCAACAACAGTCAAACCAAACTCGTCACAGGCCCGGAAACGTGCAGATGACAATAGCGAAAGCCATGGTTTTGGAATTGCCTTCAAAAATGACACCGTTTCcaaatcagaaaaaaatgcGGTAACAGGATTAAAGCATAGCGGATTGCCAACAAGGTTGGAGACTTCTCCAACGCGGTTGATAAGCTCAGGAGACAATGATTCCACTGAATTGATCAATCAAGAGGTTTCGGGAGCTGAAAAGCAGAGCGAGTCACTTCCTGCCAGAGCGATCACAAATAACATCTCAAAAGGTGACTCTGCAGTAATAGAGCATGGAGAAGAAGATCGGGAATCGGATCAAGGAGACCGAGAGATTGTATGGGTTGACAGAGAaaacgacgaggaagaagaggcacCCTTAGAACAAGATGCTGAGCGAATGGCCATTTTGCTGGATCGTTTAGACCCACGGCTAAGGGAATACAGTTCCATTTTGCCACATCACATTTTTCACGGAGCAAAGATTCGTAGGTCCACAGGAAATAGCGAGTCGGTATATGGGAAAGTTTTATCGTTCACTTTCTTGGCCAATATTGCGACCAAAAGATCGGGAGGCTGGCATTCAAGTTCAGCGGAGCTCGGCTCAACAACTTTGGAATTTGtggaaggggaaggaggCAAAGTTCTTGTTCTCAAAAGGCATAACCCTGTAATAATGTCCAGAGATGGAGGTGTGCAAATGGAGACTGAGAGGGAAGTGTATGCCCGGATTGCAACAGTTTCGGAAGAGGAACCAGGCGCCCAGTTTCTTATGTGGCTCGAAGCTGCTGTGACATTCACGGACATGCTTGGTATCAGCGAACGGGCATTAGTTATG CCAGCAATGCCGACAACGTTAGGAGATGTCCTGGACCGTAGATACAAGACATCCACTGAGATTTCGAAGGGCGATATACGTCGAATCATGGCTCAGTGT GCTATTGGTATTGCCACACTCCACAGTATCGGTGTAATTCACGCCGATATCAAGCCTGACAATATCTTCCTAGACGCTCGCCGGAACGTTAGAATCGGCGATTTTGGTCTTAGCTGTATCGCCAAAAAGGTTGGACCTCTCAAAGCCACCGTCGCCTATGGGCGCAAATATGGAGGTACAGAAGGGTATATGGCTCCAGAGAGTGTTGAAGATCCGCCAAGGTTCAGCTATCAAGTTGATTACTGGGCACTcggtttgattttttgggaGATGGTGGTTGGTAATTACGAT TTCCTGGAAGCTCTGTCGTCCGACAATGTAGAAGGGTGGGCGTACTTTCACAGGGAGCGCAAGAAAAGGTTTGCTTACTTCAAGAAATATTTTCCGGTGGAAGAATGTGATCTGGAGCTGGAATTACAGCTTGTCTGTGGG CTTGTGGATCCATGTCCCCAAACCCGAATGGGAATTGACCGGTTGCTCGTCCATAGATACTTCGAAGTTGATGGAGTATCAGAATTCAAAGATATGAGGGAGAAAGGTAAGCTCGTCATAAAACTTTGA